In the Clostridium beijerinckii genome, one interval contains:
- a CDS encoding sigma-54-dependent Fis family transcriptional regulator, producing MENYVDFINKAWKDFISTGNVNPKVRSEIGDSWIRCMNYGVDPYDGKGHVKHSNINELINKNNELISVARPVMESIYSMVRGSGFALFLTDKDGYIVDVIGDNDIMKRIEELNFLKGELWSENVVGTNAIGTALYLGKPVQTIGAEHYGVNQHSWTCSASPIYDEDDNLIGCINMSGNYYNAHSHTLGIVTAAAQSIQKQMALAISYKLLNVTFDSISEGMIVINEYMKVKRINGRALKILNISLEEAMNMNINEVLNGVDFQKLLQEKNKSLNNIEWDFSINNDIIKCVINVLPLNKNGKSSGMVITFTEVKIVHKLVNKFVGYKAQYEFKDIMTTSKEMANMIAFAKKASKSDCNILIQGESGTGKELISQSIHNYSDRARGPFVAVNCASIPSELVESELFGYEKGAFTGASKEGHPGKFELADGGTIFLDEIGELPLDIQSKLLRVLDNGKIVRVGGTYEKQLNVRVIGATNRILKNEIRRKNFREDLYYRLSVMEIKTIPLRERKDDIDVLVNDFVQRLNIKNKNKIITVSKEYIDKLKKYDWDGNIRELKNVVERDYYLSEDEMMNIDINNLDYNNMTQTLNEEPLNQEEIKIIPLDLLEENAIRDAIKKCDGNLQLTSKLLSIGRATLYRKIKKYHIDVSK from the coding sequence ATGGAGAATTATGTGGATTTTATTAATAAGGCTTGGAAAGACTTTATTTCTACAGGAAATGTCAATCCTAAGGTTAGAAGTGAAATTGGTGATTCATGGATAAGATGCATGAACTATGGTGTTGATCCTTATGATGGTAAGGGTCATGTTAAACATTCTAATATAAATGAATTAATTAATAAAAATAATGAACTCATATCTGTAGCTAGGCCTGTTATGGAAAGTATTTATAGCATGGTTCGAGGATCAGGATTTGCATTATTTTTAACGGATAAAGATGGATATATAGTAGATGTAATAGGCGATAACGATATAATGAAGAGAATTGAGGAATTAAACTTTCTTAAGGGTGAATTATGGTCAGAAAATGTAGTTGGAACTAATGCTATAGGGACTGCCTTATACCTTGGTAAACCAGTGCAGACTATAGGAGCAGAACATTATGGGGTAAATCAACACTCTTGGACTTGTTCTGCATCTCCTATTTATGATGAAGATGATAATTTAATTGGATGTATAAATATGTCTGGAAATTATTATAATGCACATTCTCATACGTTAGGTATAGTAACTGCTGCGGCACAATCAATACAGAAGCAAATGGCACTCGCTATTTCGTATAAGTTACTTAATGTAACATTTGATTCTATATCAGAAGGCATGATAGTTATTAATGAGTATATGAAAGTTAAAAGAATAAATGGACGAGCTTTGAAAATTCTAAATATATCATTAGAAGAAGCAATGAATATGAATATTAATGAAGTACTAAATGGTGTAGACTTTCAAAAATTATTGCAAGAAAAAAATAAATCTTTAAATAATATAGAATGGGATTTTTCTATAAATAATGACATAATAAAATGTGTTATAAATGTCTTGCCATTAAATAAAAATGGTAAGAGTAGTGGTATGGTAATAACTTTTACAGAAGTTAAGATTGTACATAAACTAGTAAATAAGTTTGTTGGATATAAAGCACAATATGAATTTAAAGACATTATGACAACAAGCAAAGAGATGGCAAATATGATAGCCTTCGCTAAAAAGGCTTCAAAAAGTGACTGCAATATACTAATACAAGGAGAAAGCGGTACTGGTAAAGAGTTGATTTCTCAGTCAATACACAATTATAGTGATAGGGCTAGAGGTCCGTTTGTCGCTGTAAATTGTGCATCAATACCTAGCGAATTAGTTGAAAGTGAATTATTTGGATACGAAAAGGGTGCTTTTACTGGAGCATCAAAAGAAGGGCATCCAGGTAAGTTTGAATTAGCAGACGGAGGGACAATTTTCCTCGATGAAATTGGTGAGCTACCATTAGATATTCAAAGTAAGCTTCTTAGGGTTTTAGATAATGGAAAGATCGTTAGAGTCGGTGGGACTTATGAGAAACAACTAAATGTTAGAGTTATTGGTGCTACTAATAGAATATTGAAAAATGAAATAAGAAGGAAAAATTTTAGGGAGGATTTATATTATAGGTTAAGTGTAATGGAAATAAAGACTATTCCATTACGAGAAAGAAAAGATGATATAGATGTACTTGTAAATGATTTTGTTCAAAGGCTAAACATAAAAAACAAAAATAAGATTATAACTGTAAGTAAGGAATATATTGATAAGTTAAAGAAATATGATTGGGACGGAAATATAAGAGAACTTAAGAATGTTGTTGAACGAGATTATTACTTGAGTGAAGATGAAATGATGAATATAGATATAAACAATTTAGATTACAATAATATGACACAAACTTTGAATGAGGAACCTCTAAATCAAGAGGAGATTAAAATAATTCCTCTTGATTTATTAGAAGAGAATGCTATAAGGGATGCTATAAAAAAATGTGATGGAAATCTTCAACTAACATCTAAATTATTAAGTATAGGTAGAGCAACTTTATATAGAAAGATAAAAAAATATCATATAGATGTATCAAAATGA
- a CDS encoding 2,3-butanediol dehydrogenase: protein MKAALWYAKKDVRVEEIEEPKVTVNGVKIKVKWCGICGSDLHEYLGGPIFIPVGQPHPLSGTTAPVVLGHEFSGDVVEVGPNVKNFKPGDRVIVEPIVACGKCPACLEGKYNLCSSLGFHGLCGSGGGLAEYTVFPEEFVHKIPNEMSYEQAALVEPMAVALHSIRIGNFRTGDTALVLGSGPIGLATIECLKAAGAKLIIVLQRKSIRQEYAKRAGADVVLDPNEVNIAEEVKKLTNGLGVDVAFETTGAQIGFDTGIDSLKFEGTLVVTSIWENDVKFNPNVLVFTEKKIIGTLAYRHEFPATMAQMKDGRIKAEGYVTKKIHLDDIVEEGFGALTGPEKKKHVKILVSPDKELVSKS from the coding sequence ATGAAAGCAGCATTATGGTATGCAAAGAAAGACGTTAGAGTAGAGGAAATTGAAGAACCTAAAGTTACAGTTAATGGTGTAAAGATTAAAGTAAAATGGTGTGGAATATGTGGATCAGATTTACATGAATATTTAGGAGGACCTATATTTATACCAGTAGGACAACCTCACCCATTAAGTGGTACAACTGCTCCAGTAGTTTTAGGACATGAATTTTCAGGAGATGTCGTTGAAGTTGGTCCTAATGTAAAGAATTTTAAACCAGGAGATAGAGTAATAGTTGAACCTATAGTTGCATGTGGAAAATGTCCAGCATGCTTAGAAGGAAAATATAATTTATGTTCATCATTAGGTTTCCATGGACTTTGTGGAAGTGGTGGAGGACTTGCTGAATATACAGTTTTCCCAGAAGAATTCGTACATAAGATTCCAAATGAAATGTCTTACGAACAAGCTGCTTTAGTTGAGCCAATGGCAGTAGCATTACATTCAATTAGAATTGGTAATTTTAGAACAGGGGATACTGCGTTAGTACTAGGATCTGGTCCAATAGGACTAGCAACTATTGAGTGCTTAAAAGCAGCTGGTGCAAAATTAATAATAGTATTACAAAGAAAATCTATAAGACAAGAGTATGCTAAAAGAGCAGGGGCAGATGTAGTATTAGATCCTAATGAAGTAAATATAGCAGAGGAAGTTAAGAAGCTTACTAACGGATTAGGAGTTGACGTGGCGTTTGAAACTACAGGAGCTCAAATAGGTTTTGATACAGGTATAGATAGCTTAAAGTTTGAAGGAACTTTAGTTGTAACTAGCATATGGGAAAATGATGTTAAATTTAATCCTAATGTATTAGTATTTACTGAGAAGAAAATCATTGGAACATTAGCATACAGACATGAATTCCCAGCAACTATGGCTCAAATGAAAGATGGAAGAATAAAAGCAGAAGGATATGTAACTAAGAAAATACATTTAGATGATATAGTTGAAGAAGGATTCGGAGCATTAACAGGTCCAGAAAAGAAGAAACATGTTAAGATATTAGTATCTCCAGACAAAGAACTTGTATCTAAATCTTAA